In Glycine soja cultivar W05 chromosome 10, ASM419377v2, whole genome shotgun sequence, the genomic stretch AGACCAACAAGGCTCTTCTTCAAACAAAGAATAGGCCCGGTATGGTGGTGATTGTAAAAGTCTTAAAGAAGTTCTTTTCTCTCAACAATTCTCATGTAAAGTTATTTTGGCAATCAGACTAATGGCTTTTGGGCAAGATTGATTGTGATCCTTCTCTTTTTCAAGAACAGAATTGTTTGGTTAATTGGAAGTTTTAAACTGTTTTAATTCCATGAGGAGCCTAGTGGGCTAATGCTGTCTCTTCCAATGTAATGTTGTATATAAGAGTAAATATAAATCACGGAGAATCTTTCTTTGATTTAATATTATGAGTACCTTTTGATTAAGCAATTCTATGCTTTATATTCTATTATGGATTCTTTTGACATCTATTGCTTATAaggttaaaatatttatgtaattacAGCTTGTATGTGGAAATATGGTTCTTAAGGTTTGTGATAAATAAGATGAAGtaattacttatttatatgTAGAAATTGCTTTCGATAAAGTGCTCCAAAAAGCTTATTCATTTATTGTCGGAAGAAATGGGCTCTGCTCCCAATTTGAAAGGTTAAACCTCCAAAATATGTTAGTGAGAATAGCATCTCAGAGTTGGACATCAACGATAAATGCTCCTTCAACCGACTTATCTACCTTCTCATGATAATTCAAAAGTGTCAAATCCCACTGATATATGTCAAACTATTCAACCCCTCACCATTATCTACACTTACCCTTCTCCACCCATATCTGATCCAATTTCAACTTCTCCACCATTTCGGGTCCCACTTCTCCCATACATTCACAGGTAACGATCCCAAACTCATCAATTCTTTCAAGGTCTAGCTTGCAAACAAGTTCTCTCTTAAAGATCTCGGGTCACCAAGTCACTTTCTTGGCATTGAATTCGTGATCTACTGCACAAACACAACATGCATGATGCAAAACCAGTTTCCACACCCTCTTGTTATGAGCATGAGTATCGCCAAATTGTTGGGTCCCTTCAATATCTAGCTCTAACTCGGCCTGATGTTGCTTATTGTGTTTCCAAGTTATCTCAATTTATGCTCCAACAATCGTTCATATGCAGGCAGCAAAACGCCTTCTCCGTCACTCAACATATCTTCTCCTAAGGCCCTTCTGTGATTCTGATTAGGGAGGCGATTCTGCTGACATGAAATCAATTGCTGCATACACATTCATCTAGAAATTAATAAGACCTCAGCACTACTGTTTCTATACAAAGCACGTATATTTCTTTGTCGAGTTGGACACCTTATCAATATATTAAGATACTTCTTTCACATTTTTTCTTAGGTTAGTGATTGAAAAATTACCTTTTATTGATTTAAACAGTGAAGTAATCATTTTTACATAATtgatatacttatatatagttTTGGGTATCCTTTGTGCCTTACactcataaatatattttcattttgctggtttaaaaaaacacttaaaaaatataaaagattggtttaaaaaaataaatttatcattaatttaaatattttattatatgctagttttttttatttagttaaaaaatttctatttgtgTGTATGTATTATGTTATGTCTTTTAGATCTTATATCGTGAGTTTAGGCCTAACTCAATTTAAAAAGCGCTAATTCCAGGAGTGAGGATTGTCCCtcatttatatattctaatttgattttatttttagttaatgtaagacttaaattttttataaaaataacacttTACTTTTGTCATCCACACTAGATAGACATGCAATTGGATTTGCAACTAATATATTTGAATCCACGATTTAAGGtccaagaaaaatatttatttattttatttcttataaaataataagtattcaataaataaaaaagtaaatatttttaatactttaaacatataaaaaaatattttatattttctttatctaataaataagaaaataattaaaactataaaaaattatataatagcaCAAATAACAACACatttatagataaatattataaaaaagaattgaaattattcttaagaatatatatatatatatatatatatatatatatatatatatatatatatatatatatatatatgcgcaTAAGAACTGCAGTATATGATTgtattcacacaaaaaaaagtatatgttTTGGTCTTATTAATTTAAGGTGAAAATGAATAATGTGAACTTCGAATATTACCTCTCTTTTTCTAAAGaatattaccttttttttaataacagaaAACTTGTGCATTACAAAGTATATTTGCAAATATTATgtccaaatttaaaaatattataattttatcatgattttttttaaagctatGTTACTATGATATTGATGTCTAATACTTTGCTTTTGCTCGTCACATTTAAGAAAATTCTTCAAAGGCCTTGAGTACATGGAATTATAAGATTGTTTTGATGATGGAAGAGATACAAGAATAAAGAAGACATGAGTTGAATCCATTgcactaaaaaaaaagagttaacaattaatattcattaatgaaaaaatattgaagttgaaatctctaataaaattgaaataagctTGTTCTCCTTGATCCATACATTTTgtgattgattaatttatatatatatatatataatacttgaTCCATACATTTTGTGGTTGACTAATTTCAAAAGAACTTGACCCTAAATTGGAAGgatgaaaaaggaaaatctgatatttgacattatttgaattttgaagacAAAGATGCGGTGTAATTAGACCACCTTAGGAATTTTTCTTTGTCCTTTTTATGTGGTGGTTATCCTTCCTTGCTTCATATTTGGCAGGCTAAGGCGCAAACTTTGCCATCTAGGCACGTACGACAGCCCTTCCTTTTTATGAAAAAGCAAAACAATTGCAGATTTggtcacaaacaagaaaaaagagagagaaaaaaaaaggatgttATCTTGTTTTGGCATCTGTATTATTGCCCCCCTCTCTGCCACCTTttgttgaataataataaatgcgTGTTCCGGATTTTTTCATATTCTGTTTAGCGCCCAAAGCTTATAAAATTGTCGTGACACGAAAACTCAAAGAAAAAACAGTAAATATATTGTATAGCTGTATTGCATTACCAGCGTTTTCACACACGTCCATGGAAGACAATGGGAAGAGTCTAGATAGAGTAATGTAGTATTATTTCTATATCCGTATTCAgccttatatttatatttatttgtgtggattgtaactttaattttattttcatatttattaggTATCTATATATTTATATCTGCACTCGTAACttgcacttttatttttataaaaaattagcatatcaacaaaaaaaatattacgattaaattaaaaattcacatccaaacataatattaaaaatatttaaatataacctAAATTTTATATACGTAGTTTATTGACggttaaaaaaccaaaaattatgatgattaattgattaagatcaatttttaacTACACGCTCACTcactaataagaaaataaagaaaaaaacatcaaataaaatatgattttttttaaaatttgaggcataaaaaattatattataggtAAATCCATATGATACTTTGTGTAGTACTACGAAAATAGTGGTAATTTAAGATTAAACCTAATTTAatctacaatattttttaaatgtattgaTCCATAACTCACTTAAAGGCATGATATTTATTTGTGCATCAATAAAAGCTTAGGTTTCCTAGcaattctcatatatatatatatatatatcttaaataaactaataagTACCGGATGGACAGGTTGGGTACTATAATATTTCATACCCGCACCATCCCCATTCAATTTTTATGAGTAAATACTCACCCTCGATCCATCCTTAATAGACATATAATTATCTTATCCATTTgtagatatttttataaatatccaTAGAATTCAGATATATATTGTATAGGGCCAGCTTAAGGCCCAAACAGTCTAAACAGGGGCTTTAGACCCCAAAAAAAAGGTCTAATATatctcaaaaaaatttattataaaattatatttaaaaataaattttaattaaaatattataagtaactgttaatttttttattgataccatttttcaccaaaaaaaatgttaaataaaattaattacaacaatttaatcaataattttgtatcataaaaaacccaaaaaattaattttaaataaaataataataattttaataaattattttataaataaataaaaaatctcatttttaaatttattttgaatctcCCTTAAGCACTCCTGCCAAACATTTATATCCATGTCCTCTGCATGCCAACCCATGAAAAAAACGTGGGAACATATCCACAGAACCCCAAGAACGAGAATATTGGTACTAATATCAGCTATCTTCATGGTAACAACAGAGGGAATTAATCCACACGATCAAGCAGCAACAACTTGATACAAATTTACTTTAGATTAATAAACAAAGCTAGCTGGCTAGTTCAAAAACTGCCTTGTATGAAGCCAACAAAACTACCAATAAGATGTTTCTATCCTTTGCagcttaactttttttaaaaaaaaaaaaaaaacgttgaaTTTCAGCTTGGACTATTTTCAATTAACATTGTTGTTCCTTTAGTTGGGCACTTGGGCAGCAATCACCTAATTACATGTATGTATACTAGTCACCAAAAGTTAAGTGTTCTCATGCCCCAAGCACTAGTCACCACCTCATGCTTCTGAGATAATATATCTGCCTATTTGTAtggttatattatattttattaagtcTGTTTATGTAATTTCAGTTAGAAATTGatgcttttattattttaattttttttctttttccgccTTAATACGGTTGGAAGCTTATTTTGTGTCATGATTGTTTTCATATATCAATTCATTAAATGGAAGCAAATAATGTTGGGGTAGATAGAAGAAGCATTGTACCCCCCTCTTATTTAATCACCTAATCCCTAAAAAGAACTTGTTGTTGCTGTTTAACCTGACCCATAGAATCAAGGAAATTAGAATCACAAATCAAGCAGCAATACCTTTCTTTCTCCCAAGTTAATAGGGCTGTTTTGTTGAATGGATGCCGCCTCTGCTCCACAGGGGAcagctattttttattttataattattttaacctCTTCCCTGAAAGAAAAACATGGTACATAAATCAAAGACGCATAGcaatattcaaattaaacacAGAAAGAAAACCTAAGACAAGCCGCAATCAATAAAGCATCAAACCTAATGTCCTTCTTCTAGTCAAACACAATATACATGTTTTTTCTCGGTTATGCTTTAGTATTCTATCATTCTGAGAGTATATAGGTTTTAAAGTGATACGACGACTAGGACATAGTATTAGCGCCCAAGGGAATCATAAGAGGCTATACAGGAACATTAAATGTTATTGAGAAATAATAGTCTTTATTATTTTCGTTTTGTACACTTTTTTATTAGAtgaaatttatataagtttCACAAAAAATGTAAGTCTTATATTTCATTAATGGATCTCTTTTTTAAACTAACAAGACTACACAAATTTAATATACTCACATTGTTTTATCTAGctcctttttcatttctttttatttttcatctcatCTCCcgctctattttttttctttttcttttcatttatatatttctctCTTCTGATACCCGTTATTCCATATCCAATCTTGAGAAATTGAGATgtcaaaaaatcatttttgttgGGCTAATATAtctatttggtaaaaaaaaatcaatttatctgTCAAAgaacattaataataattaagtctAGTCTCTTTTTATTCATTGTTGATTACATGAAATTAATAACATAGAGAGTCCTTGACTTGGTTACTAGCTAGTTATTCCAACACCGCACACAGAAAACCAATCaaataagattaaaatgaaaaaatcataaGGAGTGGGTAAAGCCCCCCACTAGGACTATCCACCAAATTAAGTTGCATAACATCTTAGGTAAACTGTGCCTATAAAAAGGACACACTGGAGAGCAACTAAGCAAACAAACACATCAttgatcaaaacaaaaaaaagatcatcaaaattaaaagaaacaagCATGGGGGATTCCAATGTCACCAAGAATCACCTGTTTGCAACTTCTCCTCAACAaactgaggatgatgcttgccTATCTGCAATGCTGCTTTGCACTAATCTAGTGTACCCTGCAGTACTGAATGCTGCTATTGAGTTAAACTTGTTTGAGATCATAGCTAAGGCAACACCAGCTGGTACTTTTATATCATCCCATGAAATTGCTTCTAAGCTCCCAACACAACACCCTGACTTGCCTAATAGGCTTGACCGCATGCTGCGTTTGCTTGCTAGTTATTCTGTTCTTACTACTTCCACTCGCACCACACAACATGCAGCCTCTGAGACAGTTTATGGACTCTCACAAGTTGGACAATACTTTGTTCCAAATGGAAGTAGTGGCTATTTGGCTTCATTCACAGCATTTGTCTGTTATCCACCACTCTTACAAGTTTGGTAAGTGATTTTAATTCCTATACAtgcatatatcatatatatatttgacaaatttaatcataattgtctttggtaaattttaaaatgaaaattaataccTAAACTTTTAATAAGAAAGATTACGGACAGTAAGTTTGAAAGtttaaattatgattgattgatCGTGTGGATCAGATCAATTCGTATGAGGTTGTTTCAGTATAATTAATGATCTTAAGTACATACAATAAGTATCCACATGAACAAGACTGCTTCCCATAAACATAATAGATATCGTGGTCTAAAAAAAAGTTCTTTTTTTGGGGAAAAAAGTTAAAGACtaaaatacacatttttttttgtaaatttcatatatttagTCCATATGACCCAAAATTTAGGttctaatttacattttttccaaaaaaagaaggaaagaatctTACTTTGCTCCACTGTTCAACTTCTTTTCAGGTTGAACTTCAAGGAAGCAGTGGTTGATGCAGACATTGACTTGTTCAAGAAACTTCATGGAGTAACAAAGTACCAGTACATGGAAAAGGATCCAAAAATGAACCAAATTTTTAACAAGTCAATGGCCGACGTGTGTGCAACAGAGATGACCAGAATACTTGAAATATACACTGGGTTTGAGGGAATATCAACATTGGTTGACGTAGGAGGTGGAAATGGACAAAATCTAAAAATGATATTGTCCAAATACCCTTtaattaaaggaattaattttgatttgccCCAGGTGATTGAAAATGCACCACCCCTTCCAGGTAGCCTATTATATAGTAGTGTTTTATTTTCATCacaaatattaaatgatataaaCATACTTCTAATTTCAGCTTTAAACTTTGTCAAATACTAATCAGCAAATAACCAAATTGTGTAGGGATTGAGCATGTTGGAGGAGATATGTTTGTAAGAGTTCCACAGGGGGATGCCATAATACTAAAGGTTagtacacatatagtaaacacCCATATTTCTATATGATCATCACTTAATACttgataattgatatattaatctaattatttaattgttaaggTGGTAAGTGGTAACTCTTTTTCTGTCCTTGATGATATTTTTGTAGGCTGTATGCCACAATTGGTTAGATGAAAAGTGCTTAGAATTTTTAAGCAATTGTCACAAAGCATTGTCTCCAAATGGGAAGGTGATTGTGGTGGAGTTCATATTGCCAGAAGAACCAGAACCAACTGAAGCATCTCGACTTGTTTCCACTCTTGACAACCTCATGTTTATCACTGTTGGTGGAAGGGAAAGAACTCAGAAACAATATGAGAATTTGTGCAAGCTCTCtggattttcaaaatttcaagttGCTTGTCGTGCCTTCTCTAGTCTGGGAGTGATGGAATTTTACAAATAGCTTAGAATTTTAAGATAGAAGTATTAAGAGCAAAGTAACAATAAAGACCTTCATGTGAGGTCAAGTTTACCACCTTGTTGTACTTTCTACTTAGATGTGATGTAAACGTTCATATGTAAGCTATTATCGTGATAACCAAAGCTTATACCTATCTATTATCTATTTGGACCTCTCTCTTTCCACATCTATCTATCTAtgtatgtaattgattaataagggcaaaaataaactatttatttaccttaaattttaattatgcatTATACATTTAgttataattcattttaaaacgTAATAAAATCCCCAAgtgaaaaaatcaaataaagatttTTCATAGCCTTGATGtatgaaaatgtaatttttttaaaaatgaataaagaatgactcatatttaagataaattaaaggtacgaatttattttgtttgtaattGAATTCTAACTTAATAAAACGAATTTTTtgcaagaaaaataaagtttagGAATCAATCGCTATTGAAATTAAATCCTTATATGcctatttacaaaaaaaagaagcaatcaatataatattaaaattcaagacatttatttattaaaagaataaagttaaataattgaaataaaactaaagtcaaataaattattagaggtataaagtttaagaaaattaaattctctTCTCTATAAAGAAATGGAGAGATGCAAAGTGCAAACTAAGACTATCTGCATGGCACCAAGTAGTAACCCAAAAACAAGGGAAGATAGAGAGAAGGTGGAAAATTTGGGGAGGGAAAGAGTTTGAATTAGGCATTAGTAGAAAGTGGTacacatttaatttaacaaCTCATCCGTGCTAgtataatgaaatatttaagtaataaaatcaATAAGAATCACGAGACAGATTTCTAACGTATGAATGGCCTATCAAAAATTTCTACATACAAACAATCCCAATTTAGAGAGGAAATACGAGCTGGGGCCATAGTCGTGGAAGTGATGGTGAGGGAGCTTTGCTTGTCTCCCCAGGCATAAATGAATTATGTCACTAATGGATGGATACAAGAGAAGGGGATATGATTAAAAGCATAACCACAAAATTATGTTTCCATGGATGACACAGCAGCACTGTAGTAGATCATACTTTGAGAAACACTTCACTTCACTTCCATGGTAAACACCTGTGCTGAAGCATAAGTCACTGAATCATCAAGTGAATTGTGACAAACTCTGCAGCAGATGGCCAGCAGGGAATCACAACTTCAACAGATATAGAAAAGACTCGTGACCAAGTACA encodes the following:
- the LOC114370915 gene encoding isoliquiritigenin 2'-O-methyltransferase-like, coding for MGDSNVTKNHLFATSPQQTEDDACLSAMLLCTNLVYPAVLNAAIELNLFEIIAKATPAGTFISSHEIASKLPTQHPDLPNRLDRMLRLLASYSVLTTSTRTTQHAASETVYGLSQVGQYFVPNGSSGYLASFTAFVCYPPLLQVWLNFKEAVVDADIDLFKKLHGVTKYQYMEKDPKMNQIFNKSMADVCATEMTRILEIYTGFEGISTLVDVGGGNGQNLKMILSKYPLIKGINFDLPQVIENAPPLPGIEHVGGDMFVRVPQGDAIILKAVCHNWLDEKCLEFLSNCHKALSPNGKVIVVEFILPEEPEPTEASRLVSTLDNLMFITVGGRERTQKQYENLCKLSGFSKFQVACRAFSSLGVMEFYK